Below is a window of Chitinivorax tropicus DNA.
GCAGGCACCACAGCCATGCCCAGGGCGTTGGCCAACAGTTGTTCCAACAGCTGGGCTGGCAGCGCATCGCTACCCTGCAGGAAAAAGGGCAGTTTATCGAGCATCAGCTCATTGAATTTCAAGCCTGCCGTGGCCCGCAGGCGGATTCGTAACAGCGACTTGACCTTGCCCAGGCGGGCAAAGCCGATGCCGCCATATTCACCGGCAAACGCCTGGTAGCGTGCTTCGACCAGCTCAAGCGGCCATAAAGTGACATCATGCCCAGTCCGGTATTCACATGCGGTCTGATCGCCCTTGCCAAGCAAACTGTGCAAGGCAGTGCCACGTGGCAGCGTAAACCCTTCGGCCAGGCTGCCTTCGCTCAGATTGGGTTGCAACTGCACCACGGCCATCGACGGGGTCGGTGCCAGGTAATGCGGGTAGACCATCTCCAGCATGTGCTGGGTGAAACGTGGAAATTCGGCATCGATCTTGAGCTGCACCCGTGCGGCCAGAAAGCTGAAGCCCTCCAACAGCCGCTCGACATACGGGTCTGCGCACGAATAGGTTTCCAGGCCCAGCCGCCCCGCGATCTTGGGAAACTCCTTGGCAAACTCACCACCCATTTCGCGTAGATGCTGCAACTCACGTTCGTAGTAACGAAGCAGTCGGGTATCCATCAACCGAGCGCCCCCATGCCATCGAGCACCTGCTTCTCGCCCGTCTCCAAGTTCACCGCCGTTTTCAGATACAGCCGCTCCGGTAGGGGCTGCCCCCACAGCTCGCCTTCGATTTCAAAAACCAGCATATTGCCACCCTGGCTTTGCTCCTCCGCCAGGGCACGCACTCTGACGGTATTGCGGACGATACGGGGCTCGTAATCCCAGATGGATTGCCGCAAGCTACGCTCCAACGCCCCGAGATCCAGGCCTGAGTGAGTCCTGCCGGACAGATCCTGCATGCCGAAATTCAAGACCGACGACGCCACATGCGGGTATTCGGTCAGACTTTGTACCGTATCCAGACAGACCGTGTTCAGCAGCCAGTTCAAATCACGCAACACAGCAGCGCGCAATGCACGCATCGACAACACCCGCTTTTCACGTGGTTCCTGCCGATTACCGACTTCATCATCGGTCAGGCGATCCAGCAGGGAAGGCTGCAAACGCTCCTGGGCGGTCAGCTCGGCCATATGGCTACCTTATTGATCCGCCACGGCACCTTGCTGCGCTGGTGGAGTGAGTAAGACCTGCCGGACATCCAGCAACGGGTAATCATCGGCATCGGTGGTCAGCATCCGCTGCCCCAGGCCACGCGCAGCCTCTGCTCCCAACGCCACCCAATCGGTACGCCCCGCCAACTTGAGCACGTCATCGTCAGTTTCACAGGTTTCGGCATAGCGGGTAGGGATGAAGCCAAACAACTCTCCGCCATTTGCCAATCCGACCTCGGCTGGCATCCAGATCTTGTCGCGCAGATCAGTCGGGGCTTCCATCGACAACCGTTGGACACGCTCCCATGGCAGCCAGTAATAACGACCATTGGCAATGAATTCCAGCACCGGCCCCAAGCGTGAATCCGCATCAGCGATCCAGCTGAAAGGTACATCGTCTATCGTGCCGGCAATGGCGGGAGCTGCCTCGAAAGCCTGTTCGCGCAACCGTCGCGCCTCATCGGCCTTTCCTTCGCCCAACAGGCGCAATGCTTCGATCAGCAACCCCAGCCATGCGGGTGGATCACCCAGCACCAACGGCGAACGCTTGCCCGCAAACACCTCGCCACGCAGCACTTCACAGCGCAGGACTTCTCGATAGGTCTGCACCATTGGCATTGCTTGCTTATCGAGGTCGGCCACCACATTCAGCTGGGTATTGGCCCGATCCCACTGCCCCATCACACAGAGCAGTTGAAACAGGAACACCCGCCGCTTGCCATCTGCCGGATGTTGGCGGACTTCCTGCTGGAGCAGTTCCAGCGCCTCTTGCAACCGCCCTGCCCGCAACGCTTCAATGGCTGACATGCGCCCACTCCTCAAACCAGTTTTCAATTGAACAGATATCGGAAATAACAGACTCACCCTGCTGGGCAAATCCACTATTCACGCGATCCGCGCCACCCACCAGGCCAATTGGGTGCCTCGACCCGAGGCAGCCCAATGACCAAGCACGGAGAATACGTCCTGGCTTAAATCTTTTGATTCTTCAGCAGATCCCATCCCTTCAGAGTGCCAGCGGCAATCTGAGTACCATCGAATGCATCGTACTTGAAATTGATCTGGGTGTAGTTGAGCGAGAACGTTTCGACTGGGCGCTCACCAGAGCTGCTGATCGAGTAGGAGCTGACAATCGCGTCAGTCAGCTCGATCGACAGATAATGCTGGCCATTTGCCTCAGTCCCGCCAGTTTGAATGAAATGGATCTGTGCCTTGCCCAGTGATTTGCCGCAGATACTCTGCATGAACAGATCACCGGATGAGATATCTGTCGATTTGGTGAAAGTCAGCTCGGAGAAAGAGGGATTGCTGGTTTCACGATCCTTACCACCACTTACCGAGTGGATAGCACGGCCCAC
It encodes the following:
- the tssE gene encoding type VI secretion system baseplate subunit TssE, with the protein product MAELTAQERLQPSLLDRLTDDEVGNRQEPREKRVLSMRALRAAVLRDLNWLLNTVCLDTVQSLTEYPHVASSVLNFGMQDLSGRTHSGLDLGALERSLRQSIWDYEPRIVRNTVRVRALAEEQSQGGNMLVFEIEGELWGQPLPERLYLKTAVNLETGEKQVLDGMGALG
- a CDS encoding type VI secretion system accessory protein TagJ, whose protein sequence is MSAIEALRAGRLQEALELLQQEVRQHPADGKRRVFLFQLLCVMGQWDRANTQLNVVADLDKQAMPMVQTYREVLRCEVLRGEVFAGKRSPLVLGDPPAWLGLLIEALRLLGEGKADEARRLREQAFEAAPAIAGTIDDVPFSWIADADSRLGPVLEFIANGRYYWLPWERVQRLSMEAPTDLRDKIWMPAEVGLANGGELFGFIPTRYAETCETDDDVLKLAGRTDWVALGAEAARGLGQRMLTTDADDYPLLDVRQVLLTPPAQQGAVADQ
- a CDS encoding type VI secretion system tube protein Hcp, whose amino-acid sequence is MILLNFATEIKGTSTVEKHKDWIAVDSMSFGVGRAIHSVSGGKDRETSNPSFSELTFTKSTDISSGDLFMQSICGKSLGKAQIHFIQTGGTEANGQHYLSIELTDAIVSSYSISSSGERPVETFSLNYTQINFKYDAFDGTQIAAGTLKGWDLLKNQKI